In Pirellulales bacterium, a single window of DNA contains:
- a CDS encoding ABC transporter ATP-binding protein — MIELINFGKRYGDFNAVDNLNLKIGAGELFGFIGPNGAGKSTTIRFLTTLLKATHGDGVVAGHSVTRDPLGVRKVVGYMPDNFGVYDGMKVWEFLDFFAVAYQIPRRRRKQVISDVLELLDLTHKRDDFVNGLSRGMKQRLCLAKTLVHDPPVLILDEPSSGLDPRARLEFKALLKELRRMGKTILISSHILSELADCCTSVGILERGQLLMSGPIEEVYRRIRRNRLIEIKFVDGMEVGLSVIRSLPETRNVQVEDHRVIVELEANDGQVANLLDRLACQKVRLRSFADKDPTLEDVFMLVTKGLVT; from the coding sequence ATGATCGAACTCATCAATTTCGGCAAACGCTACGGCGATTTTAACGCCGTCGACAACCTCAATCTGAAAATTGGAGCGGGGGAGTTGTTTGGCTTCATCGGACCCAACGGTGCTGGAAAGAGTACGACGATTCGCTTTCTCACGACGCTGCTCAAGGCCACGCATGGCGACGGCGTCGTCGCCGGGCACAGCGTCACGCGCGATCCGCTTGGCGTCCGCAAGGTCGTCGGCTACATGCCCGACAATTTCGGCGTCTACGACGGCATGAAAGTCTGGGAATTCTTGGATTTCTTCGCCGTCGCCTATCAAATTCCCCGCCGTCGCCGCAAGCAAGTTATCAGCGACGTGCTGGAACTACTCGATTTGACCCACAAGCGAGACGATTTCGTCAATGGCCTCTCGCGGGGCATGAAACAGCGATTGTGCCTGGCGAAAACTCTCGTCCACGATCCGCCGGTGCTGATCCTCGACGAACCCTCCAGCGGCCTCGATCCGCGCGCCCGGCTCGAATTCAAAGCCCTGCTCAAAGAGCTCCGCCGCATGGGCAAAACGATCCTGATTTCGAGCCACATCCTTAGCGAATTGGCCGACTGCTGCACGTCGGTCGGCATCCTCGAGCGCGGCCAATTGCTGATGAGCGGGCCGATCGAAGAAGTCTACCGTCGCATTCGTCGCAACCGGCTGATCGAAATCAAGTTCGTCGACGGCATGGAGGTCGGCCTGTCGGTCATCCGCAGTTTGCCCGAAACTCGCAATGTGCAAGTGGAAGACCATCGGGTGATCGTCGAACTGGAAGCCAACGACGGACAAGTGGCCAACCTGCTCGATCGGCTAGCCTGTCAAAAAGTTCGACTGCGCAGCTTTGCCGACAAAGACCCAACGCTGGAGGACGTTTTCATGCTGGTCACGAAGGGTTTGGTGACGTGA